One Succinivibrio dextrinosolvens DNA window includes the following coding sequences:
- a CDS encoding FeoA family protein, with product MTTLDTISVGQTVEVGKLSGEGTSLRRRLLDMGITPKTKITYVRCAPLGDPMQLDVRGYSLTIRKSDAALVEVL from the coding sequence ATGACAACTCTAGATACAATCAGCGTCGGACAGACCGTTGAGGTAGGAAAGCTTAGTGGCGAGGGAACCTCTCTGCGCCGCAGACTTTTGGATATGGGTATTACCCCAAAGACCAAGATCACTTATGTAAGATGTGCTCCTTTAGGTGATCCAATGCAGCTTGATGTAAGAGGCTATTCCCTAACTATTCGTAAAAGCGATGCTGCTTTAGTTGAGGTTCTATAA
- the thrB gene encoding homoserine kinase: MSKKFKAFAPASAANLSVGFDLLGAALKPISGAILGDEIVISESDRAGCSVSVTGKYAHKLPSDSKKNIVYDAFLLFKDKLEKMGREVKDVHMELSKNLPICSGLGSSASSVVAAVLALDTIHGNVLGEMGRLELMGELEGKISGSIHYDNVAPCYFGGLQLIVQEDNCISTTLPDFDNWYWVSCFPGIKVSTSAARKILPKEYSRSDVITYGRRLSAFVHACHTHNDKLASKLLVDVIAEPYRASLIPGFADAREHGASIGALATGISGSGSSVFSIFEDLEKAKEMKEYLERNFIANEDGFCHICKIDRRGSYAEEL; this comes from the coding sequence ATGTCTAAGAAATTCAAAGCCTTTGCTCCTGCTTCAGCCGCTAATTTATCAGTAGGTTTTGATCTGCTTGGAGCGGCGTTAAAGCCTATCTCAGGAGCCATACTAGGTGATGAGATTGTTATCAGTGAATCTGACAGGGCAGGCTGCTCTGTAAGTGTTACAGGCAAGTATGCTCATAAGCTTCCTTCTGATTCCAAGAAGAACATTGTCTATGATGCATTCCTTTTATTTAAGGATAAGCTTGAGAAAATGGGCAGGGAAGTTAAGGACGTGCATATGGAACTGTCCAAGAATCTTCCTATCTGCTCAGGTCTTGGTTCATCAGCCTCAAGTGTGGTTGCAGCTGTTCTGGCCCTAGATACAATTCATGGAAATGTTCTGGGAGAGATGGGACGACTTGAGCTTATGGGGGAGCTTGAAGGAAAAATCTCCGGCTCTATCCATTATGACAATGTTGCTCCTTGTTATTTCGGAGGTCTGCAGCTGATTGTTCAGGAAGATAACTGTATTTCAACCACTCTGCCTGACTTTGACAACTGGTACTGGGTTTCATGTTTCCCTGGTATTAAGGTTTCAACTTCTGCTGCAAGAAAGATCCTTCCAAAGGAATACTCAAGATCTGATGTAATTACCTATGGTCGCAGATTATCTGCTTTTGTTCATGCCTGCCATACTCATAATGACAAGCTGGCCTCAAAACTTCTGGTGGATGTCATTGCAGAACCTTACCGTGCATCCTTAATTCCTGGATTTGCAGATGCCCGTGAACATGGTGCTTCAATCGGTGCTCTTGCTACCGGTATTTCAGGCTCAGGCTCCTCTGTTTTCTCAATCTTTGAAGATCTTGAGAAAGCAAAGGAAATGAAAGAATACCTTGAACGCAATTTTATTGCTAACGAAGATGGTTTCTGTCATATCTGCAAGATTGACAGACGTGGCTCATATGCTGAAGAACTATAA
- the thrC gene encoding threonine synthase: MELFNLKDHSEKVSFSQAVVKGIGRDQGLFFPDHIEPLTNIDELLDLPLAERSAKILRHLIGDEIPSLEAIVKDAFTFKAPIVKADENIYALELFHGPTLAFKDFGARFMARVLSAVKGDKDLTILTATSGDTGAAVAAAFYEQKGINVVVLYPKGKISKLQEKLIATLGKNIKAVQVEGIFDQCQDMVKTAFDDAEFKERIGLNSANSINISRLLAQVSYYFEAVAQLPKDKRDKVVFSVPCGNFGNITAGLIAKALGLKARFVISCNANDTVPRYLKSGNWEPHQTVATLSNAMDISRPNNWPRVEALVKMQGWKLSDFDFGSLSDAQTEKTMQTLYKKTGYVAEPHAAIAYQVLADNLKEGETGIFLGTAHPAKFKSDVDRILNIDVPLPKALADKVSAESKSVVLKPDYNTLKTYVLEALNK, translated from the coding sequence ATGGAATTATTTAACTTAAAAGATCATAGTGAAAAGGTAAGCTTTTCACAGGCTGTAGTAAAAGGTATCGGTAGAGATCAGGGCCTGTTCTTTCCTGATCATATTGAGCCTCTGACCAATATTGACGAGCTTCTGGACCTGCCTTTGGCTGAGCGTTCAGCTAAAATTCTCCGTCATCTTATTGGAGATGAGATTCCTTCTTTAGAGGCTATTGTAAAGGATGCCTTTACATTCAAGGCTCCAATTGTAAAGGCTGATGAGAATATCTATGCTTTAGAGCTTTTTCATGGACCAACCCTTGCCTTCAAGGATTTCGGTGCCCGTTTCATGGCCCGTGTTTTAAGTGCAGTTAAAGGCGATAAAGATTTAACTATTCTGACAGCAACCTCTGGTGATACCGGTGCCGCAGTAGCCGCAGCCTTTTATGAGCAGAAGGGCATTAACGTAGTTGTTCTGTATCCAAAGGGAAAAATCTCAAAGCTTCAGGAAAAACTGATCGCTACTCTTGGAAAGAATATCAAGGCCGTTCAGGTTGAAGGTATTTTTGATCAGTGTCAGGATATGGTAAAGACCGCCTTTGACGATGCAGAGTTCAAAGAAAGAATCGGTCTTAACAGTGCCAACTCAATCAATATCTCAAGACTTCTTGCTCAGGTTTCATACTACTTTGAGGCTGTAGCTCAGCTGCCTAAGGATAAGCGTGATAAAGTTGTGTTCTCTGTGCCTTGCGGTAATTTCGGAAATATTACTGCAGGTCTTATTGCCAAGGCTTTAGGCTTAAAGGCTCGCTTTGTAATTTCATGTAATGCAAATGATACTGTTCCTCGTTATCTGAAGAGCGGTAACTGGGAACCTCATCAGACTGTTGCTACTTTATCCAATGCAATGGATATTTCACGTCCTAATAACTGGCCAAGAGTTGAGGCATTGGTTAAGATGCAGGGCTGGAAACTGTCTGATTTTGATTTCGGTTCTCTGTCAGATGCTCAGACCGAGAAAACCATGCAGACTCTATACAAGAAAACCGGCTATGTTGCTGAACCTCATGCAGCAATTGCTTATCAGGTTTTAGCTGATAATCTGAAGGAAGGTGAGACTGGAATCTTCTTAGGTACTGCTCACCCAGCCAAGTTCAAGAGTGATGTGGACAGAATTCTGAATATCGATGTCCCTTTGCCTAAGGCTCTAGCGGATAAAGTTTCAGCAGAGTCTAAAAGTGTGGTATTAAAGCCTGATTACAATACTCTTAAGACCTACGTTCTTGAGGCTTTGAACAAGTAA
- the tpiA gene encoding triose-phosphate isomerase yields the protein MRKPVVMGNWKLNGTKSTVTDLIKAFTGVANANEKVDVAICAPAIFIGMVESLATGSKLQWGSEDVDVHTSGAFTGENSPVMIKEFGSKYAIVGHSERRGYHNESNEVVAAKFKAAQDNGLVPVLCIGESEAEYDAGKTLDVCQAEIKAVIDLCGIEAFKNAIIAYEPIWAIGTGKTATPEIAQNVHAGIRAFLKTFNAEVADGVRILYGGSCNAKTAPELFAQKDIDGGLIGGASLKVADFTAIIEAATANA from the coding sequence ATGAGAAAACCTGTTGTAATGGGTAACTGGAAATTAAACGGCACCAAGTCAACCGTAACTGATTTAATCAAGGCATTCACTGGTGTTGCAAACGCAAATGAAAAAGTTGATGTTGCAATCTGCGCACCTGCTATTTTCATCGGTATGGTTGAGTCATTAGCAACTGGTTCAAAGCTACAGTGGGGTTCAGAGGACGTTGATGTTCATACTTCTGGTGCTTTCACTGGTGAGAATTCTCCTGTTATGATCAAGGAATTCGGTTCAAAATACGCTATCGTTGGTCACTCAGAGCGTCGTGGCTACCACAACGAGTCAAATGAAGTTGTAGCAGCCAAGTTCAAGGCAGCTCAGGACAACGGTCTAGTACCTGTTCTATGCATTGGTGAGTCAGAGGCTGAATACGATGCAGGTAAAACTCTAGATGTATGTCAGGCTGAAATCAAGGCAGTTATCGACCTATGCGGTATTGAGGCATTCAAGAATGCAATCATCGCTTATGAGCCAATCTGGGCTATCGGTACCGGTAAGACTGCAACTCCAGAAATCGCTCAGAATGTTCACGCAGGTATCAGAGCATTCTTAAAGACCTTCAATGCTGAAGTTGCTGACGGCGTTCGCATCCTATACGGTGGTTCATGCAATGCTAAGACTGCACCAGAGCTATTCGCACAGAAGGACATTGATGGCGGTCTAATTGGTGGTGCTTCACTAAAGGTTGCAGATTTCACAGCAATTATCGAAGCAGCTACAGCAAACGCATAA
- a CDS encoding RNA-guided endonuclease InsQ/TnpB family protein, whose amino-acid sequence MNINWKQAYRYRLRPNGAQQRRLLQLCGSARYAWNQVLTGRNEEYKEYLEDIESAKCWGEDVSLVPKPRPINRFSFTYDLNKLMAEEENSFLKTQGHSQVLQQKMQDLYSAFSRFFKGKGGYPQFKTKNGYNSIRFPQGINLDEKNKRIFLPKTGFVRYRKSRDIEGDIKNVTVSFFSGEWYVSIQTQKEIEVPEINLKTMLETEADNALGIDMGAVRFCTFSVGRYEESLKSNELTRLDEKIAIVQRQLKNKKKGSNRRLRLIKRISRLHQKKANIRNDSHQKLSTLICNSHAIVVAEELKIKNMTKSAKGSLLNPGNNVKAKSGLNRSILSEDWGQFFKMLEYKQKKRGHIFLQITPKNTSRTCPKCGHVSKDNRRTQAHFCCTNCGYTANADENAAGNILRAGLARLAQEVNSKRSQHCEPSEAEQ is encoded by the coding sequence ATGAATATCAACTGGAAACAGGCATACAGATATAGGTTAAGACCTAATGGCGCACAGCAGAGAAGATTACTTCAGCTCTGCGGCTCTGCCAGATATGCATGGAACCAGGTCTTGACTGGAAGAAACGAGGAATATAAGGAATATCTTGAAGACATCGAATCAGCCAAATGCTGGGGAGAAGATGTTTCTTTAGTACCAAAGCCAAGACCTATAAATAGATTTTCATTTACATATGATCTTAATAAACTGATGGCAGAGGAAGAAAACAGCTTTCTCAAGACTCAGGGGCACTCTCAGGTGCTGCAGCAAAAGATGCAGGACTTGTATAGTGCTTTTAGCAGGTTCTTCAAAGGTAAAGGCGGATATCCTCAATTCAAGACCAAAAACGGATACAACTCTATAAGATTTCCTCAGGGCATAAATCTGGATGAGAAGAATAAGAGGATCTTTCTTCCAAAGACCGGTTTTGTAAGGTACAGAAAGTCCAGAGATATAGAGGGAGACATAAAGAACGTAACCGTCTCATTCTTTTCTGGAGAATGGTATGTATCTATACAGACTCAGAAAGAAATAGAAGTACCTGAGATAAATCTAAAAACCATGTTAGAGACTGAGGCGGATAATGCTTTGGGTATAGATATGGGAGCAGTACGCTTCTGCACCTTCTCTGTCGGACGTTATGAAGAGTCACTAAAGAGTAATGAGCTTACCCGTCTTGATGAAAAGATAGCTATTGTTCAGAGACAGCTCAAAAACAAAAAGAAAGGTTCTAACAGAAGATTAAGACTTATAAAGAGAATTTCCAGACTTCATCAGAAGAAAGCCAATATACGTAATGACAGTCATCAGAAGCTCAGCACACTTATTTGCAATAGCCACGCTATAGTTGTTGCTGAGGAGCTGAAGATCAAGAATATGACGAAAAGTGCAAAAGGAAGCCTGTTAAATCCTGGTAATAATGTAAAAGCAAAGTCAGGACTTAACCGTTCAATTCTGTCTGAAGACTGGGGACAATTCTTTAAGATGCTTGAATACAAGCAGAAAAAGAGAGGTCATATCTTTTTACAGATTACCCCAAAGAATACCAGCAGAACCTGTCCTAAATGCGGTCATGTCTCAAAAGACAATCGCAGAACTCAGGCTCATTTCTGCTGTACGAACTGTGGATATACAGCTAATGCAGATGAAAATGCAGCGGGAAATATCCTAAGGGCTGGACTGGCCCGGCTAGCACAGGAAGTGAACTCCAAAAGAAGTCAGCACTGTGAACCCTCTGAAGCTGAACAGTAA
- the thrA gene encoding bifunctional aspartate kinase/homoserine dehydrogenase I — protein MRVLKFGGTSVANAERFQDVAKIALDTAAHSQTALVLSAPAKITNLLVALVAQGAAGNSGLKEFDDIRAIIEPIITTLGSKFEGFNTKKILSEYNKTMETIRKRVDGMALLGVCPELVMAYIESRGESFSILIMEELLKSLGKKVRVIDPVKVLVTEGPIMESSVNIDASKARYAALEDDKEAITLMSGFCGGNAQGELVLLGRNGSDYSAACLAAISNAECCEIWTDVDGVYSCDPRAVSGAILLRKMSYAEAMELSYFGAKVLHPRTIAPIAQFHIPCLIKNTKNPKGEGTLISEETDLSIPIKGISDLKGIALLNISGPGMKGMVGMAGRLFTAVSRANVSVTLITQSSSEYSISFCVNQSELSKAKRAITNEFKLELKEGLLNPIEVKEGCAIISVVGDGMKTVRGISGKFFRALAEANVNIRAIAQGSSERSISAVISQKRVPEAVAFAHTAFFNSKQRLDIVLLGCGGVGGELLSQIKRQREMLSSKQGIDIRVVGIGNSKHFISDPNCVDLSNYRELLDSSESEALTPETAEALIKSAHLLNPILVDCTTSEELAKSYIDYMKAGYHIVTPSKKANTLGFDFYRKLREAAKLHHRKFLYEANVGAGLPVINTMQNQLAAGDELIDFAGILSGTLSFIFGLVEDGKTLSEATRIAYEKGFTEPNPADDLDGMDVGRKLLILARENGMELELSDVKIDSIVDPKFLKGSNAKEVIANLKNADAEFSKKVASAKSEGKVLRYVGCIKEGKVFCQLREVGPEDPLFRVRDGENALALTTLYYQPIPLVIRGYGAGTEVTAAGVLSDVLRLQNWTHED, from the coding sequence ATGCGTGTTCTTAAATTTGGTGGAACATCTGTTGCCAACGCTGAGCGTTTCCAGGATGTTGCCAAAATTGCGCTTGATACTGCTGCCCATTCTCAGACAGCTTTAGTTTTATCTGCCCCTGCAAAGATCACCAATCTGCTAGTTGCTCTAGTTGCACAAGGTGCTGCAGGAAACAGTGGTTTAAAGGAATTTGATGACATTCGCGCAATTATTGAACCAATTATTACAACATTAGGCTCTAAGTTCGAAGGTTTTAACACCAAAAAGATTCTCTCTGAGTATAACAAGACCATGGAAACCATCCGCAAGAGAGTTGATGGCATGGCTTTACTTGGAGTATGTCCAGAGCTTGTAATGGCATATATCGAAAGTCGCGGTGAGAGTTTCTCTATTCTTATCATGGAAGAACTTTTAAAGTCCTTAGGCAAGAAAGTTCGTGTAATCGATCCTGTTAAGGTTTTAGTAACAGAAGGTCCTATCATGGAGTCTTCTGTGAATATTGATGCTTCCAAAGCAAGATATGCAGCTTTGGAAGATGATAAAGAAGCAATCACCCTGATGAGCGGTTTCTGTGGCGGAAATGCTCAAGGCGAGCTGGTTCTGCTTGGACGTAACGGTTCAGATTACTCTGCAGCCTGTCTTGCAGCGATTTCAAATGCTGAGTGCTGTGAGATATGGACTGACGTTGATGGTGTCTACAGCTGTGACCCAAGAGCTGTTTCAGGTGCAATTCTTTTAAGAAAAATGTCCTATGCTGAGGCTATGGAGCTGTCATACTTCGGAGCCAAGGTTCTGCATCCTCGAACCATTGCTCCTATTGCTCAGTTCCATATTCCTTGTCTGATTAAGAATACCAAGAACCCAAAGGGGGAGGGTACCTTAATTTCTGAGGAAACTGATTTGTCTATCCCTATTAAGGGTATCTCCGATCTGAAAGGAATTGCTCTGTTAAATATCTCCGGACCAGGTATGAAGGGTATGGTAGGTATGGCAGGAAGACTTTTTACCGCTGTATCTCGTGCCAATGTTTCTGTAACTCTGATTACTCAGTCTTCATCTGAGTATTCAATTTCCTTCTGTGTAAATCAGTCCGAGCTGTCAAAGGCCAAAAGAGCTATTACCAACGAGTTCAAACTTGAGCTTAAAGAAGGTCTGTTAAATCCTATTGAAGTTAAAGAGGGCTGTGCCATTATCTCTGTTGTAGGTGACGGCATGAAGACTGTACGAGGAATATCCGGTAAGTTCTTCCGTGCTCTGGCTGAGGCTAACGTTAATATTCGTGCCATTGCTCAAGGATCTTCAGAGCGTTCAATTTCTGCAGTTATTTCTCAGAAGCGTGTACCAGAGGCTGTGGCCTTTGCTCATACCGCTTTCTTCAATTCCAAGCAGAGACTTGATATTGTTCTTCTAGGCTGTGGCGGTGTTGGTGGTGAGCTGCTGTCTCAGATCAAGCGTCAGCGTGAGATGCTGTCTTCAAAGCAGGGGATTGATATCAGAGTTGTCGGTATAGGTAACTCAAAACATTTTATATCTGATCCTAACTGTGTTGATCTGTCTAACTATAGAGAACTTCTTGACTCTTCTGAATCGGAAGCTTTAACTCCTGAGACTGCCGAGGCTTTAATCAAGTCAGCTCATCTGTTAAATCCAATTTTAGTTGACTGTACAACTTCAGAGGAACTTGCCAAGTCATATATTGATTATATGAAGGCTGGATATCACATTGTAACTCCAAGCAAGAAGGCCAATACCTTAGGCTTTGATTTTTACAGAAAGCTTCGTGAGGCGGCAAAACTTCATCACCGTAAGTTCCTGTATGAGGCAAATGTTGGTGCAGGCCTTCCTGTTATCAACACTATGCAGAACCAGCTTGCTGCAGGAGACGAACTGATTGATTTCGCCGGTATTCTTTCTGGCACACTATCATTCATCTTTGGTCTGGTAGAAGATGGCAAGACCTTGTCTGAGGCAACCAGGATCGCTTATGAGAAGGGCTTTACTGAACCTAATCCTGCAGATGATCTTGATGGTATGGATGTTGGTCGCAAGCTTCTGATCCTTGCTCGTGAAAATGGTATGGAACTTGAGCTTTCTGATGTGAAGATTGATTCAATTGTCGATCCTAAATTCCTCAAGGGTAGCAATGCCAAGGAGGTTATTGCCAACCTGAAGAATGCAGATGCTGAGTTTTCAAAGAAGGTCGCTTCTGCAAAGTCAGAAGGCAAGGTTCTTCGTTATGTTGGCTGTATCAAGGAAGGAAAGGTTTTCTGTCAGCTGCGTGAGGTTGGCCCTGAGGATCCTCTTTTCAGAGTTCGCGATGGTGAGAATGCTCTGGCTCTTACAACATTATACTATCAGCCAATTCCTTTAGTTATCCGTGGTTACGGTGCCGGTACGGAGGTTACTGCAGCGGGTGTTCTTTCTGATGTTCTGCGTCTTCAGAACTGGACTCACGAGGATTAG
- the pfkA gene encoding 6-phosphofructokinase has translation MSIKKIGVLTSGGDAPGMNAAIRAVVRTALSYGWEVVGVIDGYAGLHAGNFIQLTRRSVSDLLNRGGTFLGTARFPQFKDPKVREEAVEVMKQNGIDALVVIGGDGSYMGAKFISELGFPCIGLPGTIDNDIAGTDATIGFDTALNTAVEAIDKLRDTCSSHKRISVVEVMGHHCGDLAVCAAVSCGVEAVLVPEVKWDKDEIYASIKRSVDAGKRHAILVVCELQTDVHQMAKDLEALTGLETRATVQGHIQRGGTPSAVDRVLASRMGAYACELLKSGESGRCVALKRGELVHYDIIECINSMKHRFMKTTYDLACSLG, from the coding sequence ATGTCTATCAAAAAAATAGGTGTATTAACCTCAGGTGGTGATGCACCAGGAATGAATGCAGCTATTCGTGCTGTCGTTAGAACTGCGCTTTCTTATGGTTGGGAAGTAGTAGGTGTAATCGATGGTTACGCCGGACTTCATGCTGGTAATTTTATTCAGCTAACCAGACGTTCAGTATCTGATCTGTTAAACCGTGGCGGTACCTTCTTAGGTACAGCACGTTTCCCACAGTTCAAGGATCCTAAGGTACGTGAGGAAGCTGTTGAGGTTATGAAGCAGAACGGAATCGACGCCCTGGTTGTTATCGGCGGTGACGGTTCATACATGGGTGCAAAGTTCATCTCTGAGCTTGGTTTCCCTTGCATTGGTCTACCAGGAACTATCGATAATGATATTGCTGGTACTGATGCTACCATCGGTTTCGATACAGCTTTAAATACTGCCGTTGAAGCAATTGATAAGCTGCGTGACACCTGCTCATCACACAAGAGAATCAGTGTTGTTGAGGTTATGGGTCATCACTGCGGTGATTTAGCTGTATGTGCAGCTGTATCATGCGGTGTTGAGGCTGTTCTTGTTCCTGAAGTTAAATGGGACAAGGACGAAATATACGCAAGCATCAAGAGATCTGTTGACGCAGGCAAGCGTCACGCTATTCTGGTAGTTTGCGAGCTTCAGACTGATGTTCATCAGATGGCAAAGGATCTTGAGGCTCTAACCGGTCTTGAGACACGTGCTACAGTTCAGGGACACATACAGAGAGGTGGTACTCCATCAGCTGTTGACCGTGTATTAGCATCTCGTATGGGTGCTTATGCATGTGAGCTTTTAAAGTCAGGTGAGTCTGGCCGTTGTGTTGCTCTAAAGCGCGGTGAGCTAGTTCACTACGATATCATTGAATGCATCAACAGCATGAAGCACAGATTCATGAAGACAACTTACGATCTAGCTTGCAGCTTAGGATAA
- the sstT gene encoding serine/threonine transporter SstT, with amino-acid sequence MQQTDRSDITKKSGFFIKLVNGVPFILQIIAGMIIGIVLALLIPEKQVYISMFGDLFVSGLKAIAPLLVFVLVSTSIARHEANTDAKLKPILILYVIAMCLSSAVALIMAFTFPSTFSMLAAEAQAEAPQDVSTVLVGCIKKAVDNPIGALINGNYLAILLWGILFGLLFRHAKPATKDVLVDFAKIVSGVVRIVIKFAPLGVMGLVYSSCTEAGGFSSLLNYLHVVIILVASMLIIALIVNPALVFAVTRKNPYPLVFTSILHSGITAFFTRSSAANIPVNMDLCEKLRIPRESYSISIPLGCTINMSGAAVTIVVMTMAAVHTLGIDVNFGTAFLLCVVSVVCACGTSGIAGGSLMLIPLACSFFNISNDVAMQVVGIGFIIGVAQDSFETALNSSSDVILTAAANKITEVPKNLEQ; translated from the coding sequence ATGCAGCAGACTGACCGCAGTGATATAACAAAAAAAAGCGGATTTTTCATAAAACTTGTTAATGGCGTACCTTTTATTCTGCAGATTATTGCAGGTATGATTATCGGTATCGTTCTTGCTCTTCTAATCCCTGAAAAACAGGTTTATATTTCAATGTTCGGTGATCTGTTTGTTTCAGGACTGAAAGCCATCGCCCCTCTTTTGGTGTTTGTGCTGGTTTCTACATCAATAGCACGACATGAAGCTAATACCGATGCAAAACTAAAACCTATTCTTATCCTCTATGTTATAGCAATGTGTCTTTCATCCGCAGTTGCTCTGATTATGGCCTTTACCTTCCCAAGCACTTTCTCAATGCTTGCAGCTGAAGCTCAGGCAGAAGCACCTCAGGATGTTTCAACTGTTCTTGTCGGATGCATTAAGAAAGCTGTTGATAATCCAATCGGAGCCCTAATCAACGGTAACTATCTTGCTATCCTGTTATGGGGAATTCTCTTTGGTCTGTTATTCAGACACGCAAAACCAGCCACCAAGGACGTACTAGTTGATTTTGCCAAGATTGTAAGCGGTGTAGTAAGAATCGTAATCAAATTTGCCCCTCTAGGTGTTATGGGTCTGGTTTACAGTTCCTGCACTGAGGCTGGCGGATTCTCAAGTCTGTTGAATTATCTGCACGTAGTAATTATCCTAGTGGCATCAATGCTGATTATTGCTCTAATCGTAAACCCTGCCCTGGTATTTGCTGTAACCAGAAAGAATCCATATCCATTGGTATTTACCTCAATTTTACACTCTGGTATTACCGCTTTCTTTACCAGATCATCCGCAGCCAACATCCCTGTAAATATGGATCTGTGTGAAAAGCTGAGAATTCCTCGTGAATCCTACTCTATATCTATTCCTCTGGGTTGTACTATCAATATGTCCGGAGCAGCCGTTACCATTGTAGTTATGACCATGGCAGCAGTACACACTTTAGGAATTGATGTAAACTTCGGAACAGCATTCCTGCTGTGTGTTGTGTCAGTTGTCTGTGCCTGCGGAACATCAGGAATTGCCGGTGGCTCTCTGATGCTGATCCCTCTAGCCTGCTCATTCTTCAATATCTCAAATGATGTTGCTATGCAGGTTGTTGGTATCGGCTTTATTATCGGTGTTGCCCAGGATTCATTTGAAACAGCACTGAACAGCTCATCAGATGTTATTCTTACTGCAGCAGCAAACAAAATCACAGAAGTTCCAAAGAATCTAGAACAATAA